The following DNA comes from Bacillus tuaregi.
AGTCTAGAAATTCCTCAAGGATTGGCCTTGAGTATTTTTGTCGTTTTTTTCTGCGCTTACTTGGAGACAAGTGTTTGAATTGCCTTTCCAATCGATATAATTCATCGCAATATTTTACACCGATATGTCCGTTTTTGCTCTCCACTTTTAACCAATAGCGACGAACGTGCGCAAGGCAATTGGCGAAAGTGACACCTTCAATTTTGTCATAGGCAGAATAACCATCACAAATAATCGTTCCGGAAAATCCTTTAATGAAATTTTCAAGAACAGATCGACCACGTGATAATGAACTTTGAAATAGAGTTATTATTGGTCCTTGACTCGGCACACTTCGAAATACCCAATTATAAGCATTGGTTTGTCCAGATTTCCCATCGGATCGATTGATAATTTGTGCATATGTTTCATCGACATGCATGAGCGATTTAGACATCATTAAATGCTTCATATTCTCGTAAATAGGCAATAGCCAATCATGCGATGCACGAATAACCCAATTTGAAAGGTTCTTATCATTAGTACTCAGACCAGAACGATCCCATTCCTTTACCTGTCGGTATAGTGGTAAGTATAGTGAAAACTTATCATGTATTACTTTGGCAAGAACGCTTGGACCAGCGATACTACGTTGAATGGGAGGTTGCGGTGCTTTTCCACGTTTTATTTGCGCTTTTTGAGATAGATCACTTTTACAATTCTTACATTCATATGCATGCTCAATATGTTGTATTTTCTTCATTCTGGCAGGAATAAATTCAGCCTCTTCACGTACGATTGAACTGCCTATTTCAATCATTTGGTCTTGGCAACAGTCACAAGTCGTATTTTCCGGATGATGGTGGATAGCTTCTACTTCAATGCCATCATGCAGTGAATCATTTCGTTTTTTCTTTTGAACTTTTCGTACAACAGTATAAGAAATAGTCTGTTGGCTTTGTTCTTCTGTGTGCTCAGGTTCGCTAAAAACCGGGTCATCATCAAATAACGTACCTTGCCCGTCTGGTGCGTTATATTTCGTTTTTTCAGTTTTTGATCCATATAAAAGCTTAGTTAAATGGCGTACTTGATCGGTTAATGCTTCAATCTGTTTCGATAATTCTTTGTTTTGTTGATTTGAATGAGCCAACTGCTCTTCAAGCAGCCGAATTATTTTCTCGTTCTGATTTTCATTCGTAGAAGAAGCTTTCACCATATCATTCACCACTTTCCGTTCGTTTTCGTTCTTATTATTATAACCAGTTCGAACGTGGAGATAAAGAAAAAATAATAGTGTTTAAAAAGTTCCTTTTTCCGATGATTGAATAGCTTTTGGTTGCTGAATAGCTAAGCCTTCGAGCAGCCACCTGAGCTGTTTTTGGGATAGATTACGTACTGCTTGTTCATCTTTAGGCCATTGTAACTTCCCATTATCTAAACGCTTATAGAGAAGGGCAAAACCATCTCCATCAAAATATAAACATTTATATCTATCTTTCTTCCATCCGGAAAAAAGAAATATCGAATCCCCATAAGGATCTAATTCAAGAGAATCTTGAACCAGGGCAGCTAATCCGTCAATGCCCTTTCTCATATCCGTTTTTCCACAAACAATATAGATATTTTTCACATCCGTATAATCATGTTTCACCAATGCTTCAACTCCCTCATGATTGTTAGGATGATGTGCTCGTCTACACCATTATAAAAGAGGATTTCCGCATTTGCCGTTTTGATTGTGCAGATGCTAGAGGAAGAGCTGGTTGGTGGTGACACGGAGTTACTTTTATTTTCAGGAAGAAGTGTAACGGGAACAATAGTCAGTTTTTGATCTGGCATATGAAAAGCACCTCCCTTTAATATTGATATGATCATATTACAGGAGGTGCAGCTCTATTTATATGCGTCGTTTGAATACGGGCTTAC
Coding sequences within:
- the tnpC gene encoding IS66 family transposase, coding for MVKASSTNENQNEKIIRLLEEQLAHSNQQNKELSKQIEALTDQVRHLTKLLYGSKTEKTKYNAPDGQGTLFDDDPVFSEPEHTEEQSQQTISYTVVRKVQKKKRNDSLHDGIEVEAIHHHPENTTCDCCQDQMIEIGSSIVREEAEFIPARMKKIQHIEHAYECKNCKSDLSQKAQIKRGKAPQPPIQRSIAGPSVLAKVIHDKFSLYLPLYRQVKEWDRSGLSTNDKNLSNWVIRASHDWLLPIYENMKHLMMSKSLMHVDETYAQIINRSDGKSGQTNAYNWVFRSVPSQGPIITLFQSSLSRGRSVLENFIKGFSGTIICDGYSAYDKIEGVTFANCLAHVRRYWLKVESKNGHIGVKYCDELYRLERQFKHLSPSKRRKKRQKYSRPILEEFLDWVEKSPFFGKNALAKAAEYTLNRANGLKAFLMDGRIEIDNNPAENAIRPSVVGRKNWIHSVSEAGAKANAICLSIAETAKANGVDFYRYLLKLLTDLPNLDIYQQSDILNQYMPWSKMIQAECGINMK
- the tnpB gene encoding IS66 family insertion sequence element accessory protein TnpB (TnpB, as the term is used for proteins encoded by IS66 family insertion elements, is considered an accessory protein, since TnpC, encoded by a neighboring gene, is a DDE family transposase.), translating into MKHDYTDVKNIYIVCGKTDMRKGIDGLAALVQDSLELDPYGDSIFLFSGWKKDRYKCLYFDGDGFALLYKRLDNGKLQWPKDEQAVRNLSQKQLRWLLEGLAIQQPKAIQSSEKGTF